In a genomic window of Streptomyces noursei ATCC 11455:
- a CDS encoding asparagine synthase-related protein, with translation MRPDRLAAAGGFDERFRGWGLEDAELGYRLVRDGVRMRYSTRAAVYHEHRSPASASMYREWRENLGHFARKHPDPAVRLQEMFAPAIDPAAPAAEAWVDTAVDDARQPMFDRERALVMVGNGEVLNYRELSRRLPDHRRHRMPPRRPPSGPGTLRRTRHPAFEDLRGLFALAVWDSTAHHLTLVRDRLGERPLYYYDSPELFAFASEIRCLSACLRGEDLPLDPVDALAFLGLGRLTDNRTLYRDIHSVPAGGVLRIGPGHAGPRLAASLTPVSGLRTTPADEAEIGHLIDQAHRRALVADRPVAVGFSGGMDSSTVLQAALAHAEPAAAVTVFSARHPDEDENLRRARALARKFGVDLHEVPFRIPSLDATVDLLNGTLDAPAAEPLVLHNDALHRAARDHSAVLLGGHGADEVFGGYVRYAALRADAVGSTTEEWMATSLWERWNRTAGWGKFVTDFGRDAIAARTAALGDTLDRPFPYSTAEHTDPVLFGQALDLFRLMAYDNFRATDENGIARGVEVRSPFFDIDLVAGVFSLPVERRIRPGAPKHLLRGVFSGTPLAEEFTEPKVGFDDHFSYADWTTDNWPDFSATITEGPLNDLESCATVPSPTWRSSTGACCGGSSASPPGWIAKAAPPVAHG, from the coding sequence GTGCGCCCGGACCGACTGGCCGCGGCCGGAGGCTTCGACGAGCGGTTCCGCGGCTGGGGCCTGGAGGACGCCGAGTTGGGCTACCGACTCGTCCGGGACGGCGTCCGGATGCGCTACAGCACCCGGGCCGCCGTCTACCACGAACACCGCTCCCCGGCCTCCGCGTCGATGTACCGCGAATGGCGGGAGAACCTCGGCCACTTCGCCCGCAAGCACCCCGACCCGGCGGTGCGGCTCCAGGAGATGTTCGCGCCCGCCATCGATCCGGCCGCCCCGGCGGCGGAAGCCTGGGTCGACACCGCCGTCGACGACGCCCGCCAGCCGATGTTCGACCGCGAACGGGCCCTGGTGATGGTCGGCAACGGCGAGGTGCTCAACTACCGTGAACTCAGCCGCCGGTTGCCCGATCACCGGCGCCACCGCATGCCCCCCCGGCGACCTCCAAGTGGCCCTGGAACTCTGCGCCGAACGCGGCACCCCGCCTTCGAGGACCTGCGCGGGCTCTTCGCGCTCGCCGTCTGGGACAGCACCGCGCACCACCTCACCCTGGTCCGGGACCGGCTCGGAGAACGCCCCCTCTACTACTACGACTCTCCCGAACTCTTCGCCTTCGCCTCGGAGATCCGCTGCCTGTCCGCCTGCCTGCGCGGCGAGGACCTCCCCCTCGACCCGGTCGACGCACTCGCGTTCCTCGGTCTGGGTCGCCTGACGGACAACCGGACCCTGTACCGGGACATCCACTCCGTACCTGCGGGCGGAGTGCTCCGGATCGGTCCCGGCCACGCCGGTCCACGGTTGGCCGCCTCCCTCACCCCGGTGTCCGGACTGCGGACAACCCCCGCCGACGAGGCCGAGATCGGGCACCTCATCGACCAGGCGCACCGCCGCGCCCTGGTGGCCGACCGGCCGGTCGCCGTCGGCTTCTCCGGCGGCATGGACTCTTCCACGGTCCTCCAGGCCGCGCTCGCGCATGCCGAACCCGCGGCGGCCGTCACGGTGTTCTCCGCCCGGCACCCCGACGAGGACGAAAACCTGCGGCGGGCCCGCGCCCTGGCCCGGAAGTTCGGCGTGGACCTGCACGAGGTGCCGTTCCGCATCCCCTCGCTCGACGCCACGGTGGACCTGCTGAACGGCACGCTCGACGCGCCCGCCGCCGAGCCGCTGGTCCTGCACAACGACGCCCTGCACCGCGCCGCCCGCGACCACTCCGCCGTCCTCCTCGGCGGTCACGGCGCCGACGAGGTGTTCGGCGGCTACGTCCGCTACGCCGCGCTGCGCGCGGACGCCGTGGGCTCCACCACCGAGGAGTGGATGGCCACATCACTGTGGGAACGCTGGAACCGCACCGCCGGCTGGGGCAAGTTCGTCACCGACTTCGGCCGCGACGCCATCGCCGCCCGCACCGCCGCACTCGGCGACACCCTGGACCGCCCCTTCCCCTACTCGACGGCCGAACACACCGACCCGGTGCTGTTCGGACAGGCCCTCGACCTGTTCCGGCTCATGGCGTACGACAACTTCCGCGCGACGGACGAGAACGGCATCGCACGCGGTGTGGAGGTGCGCTCCCCGTTCTTCGACATCGACCTCGTGGCCGGCGTCTTCAGCCTGCCCGTGGAGCGCCGCATCCGGCCCGGCGCTCCCAAGCACCTGCTCCGCGGCGTCTTCAGCGGCACCCCGCTCGCCGAGGAATTCACCGAGCCCAAGGTGGGCTTCGACGACCACTTCTCGTACGCGGACTGGACGACGGACAACTGGCCCGACTTCTCCGCCACCATCACCGAAGGCCCCCTGAACGACCTGGAATCCTGCGCGACGGTGCCTTCACCGACCTGGAGAAGTTCGACTGGCGCCTGCTGTGGCGGCTCTTCAGCCTCTCCACCTGGCTGGATCGCGAAGGCCGCCCCCCCGGTCGCCCACGGCTGA
- a CDS encoding DUF998 domain-containing protein has protein sequence MKSRIGYCAWIVGVGQFFAVHVVVESAWARPYSWARNNISDLGNALCALQPDPEPRYICSPEHGLMNASFITLGVLLVVGIALAGGVVWRRGPLAAGSRLLLAGAGVGFVLVGLAPADVNENQHVLGALLIMGTGNIGLLLAAFRLTDRLAGAPRWGTGLLGTAAITAHGLFLTGHYLGLGMGGMERVAVFPLLVWALAVGVHGLVRRPDSRPEAMSAQRLAQPLRR, from the coding sequence GTGAAGAGTCGGATCGGGTACTGCGCCTGGATCGTGGGGGTGGGGCAGTTCTTCGCCGTCCACGTCGTGGTCGAGTCGGCCTGGGCGAGACCGTACAGCTGGGCACGGAACAACATCAGCGACTTGGGCAACGCGCTCTGTGCACTGCAGCCGGATCCCGAGCCGCGCTACATCTGCTCTCCCGAACACGGCCTGATGAACGCCTCGTTCATCACTCTGGGAGTGCTGCTCGTCGTCGGCATCGCCCTGGCCGGTGGCGTTGTGTGGCGCAGAGGACCGCTCGCGGCCGGGTCCCGGCTGTTGCTGGCCGGCGCCGGCGTGGGATTCGTGCTGGTCGGGCTGGCCCCCGCTGACGTCAACGAGAACCAGCACGTCCTGGGCGCCCTGCTCATCATGGGGACGGGCAACATCGGACTCCTACTGGCCGCATTCCGCCTGACGGATCGTCTTGCGGGTGCACCGCGCTGGGGCACCGGCCTGCTGGGCACCGCAGCGATCACGGCCCACGGGCTGTTCCTGACCGGCCACTACCTCGGCCTCGGCATGGGAGGCATGGAGCGCGTCGCGGTCTTCCCCCTCCTGGTGTGGGCACTGGCAGTCGGCGTTCATGGCCTCGTCCGCCGGCCGGACAGCCGACCCGAGGCGATGTCGGCACAGCGCCTCGCACAGCCGCTCCGCCGATGA
- a CDS encoding nuclear transport factor 2 family protein, which yields MEPDRVTDERLHGILAELMRREPLFHRAEFGTSRADFEAMTAPDFWETGASGQRYCRAYVLDVLEERSQEPPVEEWETSEFHCRELAADLYLLTYTLVLNGRRTRRSTIWQQVSDGWRTVYHQGTLVQDA from the coding sequence ATGGAACCCGATCGCGTCACCGATGAACGGCTACATGGCATACTCGCCGAACTCATGCGCAGGGAACCACTGTTCCACAGAGCGGAGTTCGGGACGTCGCGAGCTGATTTCGAGGCCATGACGGCGCCCGACTTCTGGGAAACGGGCGCCTCGGGGCAACGCTACTGCCGCGCGTATGTGCTCGATGTCCTTGAGGAGCGCTCTCAGGAACCGCCCGTCGAGGAGTGGGAGACCTCCGAGTTCCATTGCCGGGAGTTGGCCGCCGATCTGTATCTCCTGACCTACACCCTGGTGCTCAACGGGCGGAGAACCCGCAGGTCAACGATCTGGCAGCAGGTGAGCGACGGGTGGCGCACCGTCTACCATCAGGGCACCCTCGTCCAAGATGCATGA
- a CDS encoding phytoene/squalene synthase family protein — translation MLLRRWLDAAGIHDPVLRQCYTVCIRDLHKCDEGRAGWWGLRAAPAALRPHVAAIVTHGYKADAYADTGPVEERKRRLDAYGKASFAAIQSGGSADPILHAMAHTFRAFDLPRSLAEDMLTAMHHEIDMRQPATYEEWRHWATGIAGTPFVVLMLVLRSDRIGPWEPLVRELGELFQLTDVLCDLADDLADRRLYLPADDLDRFGVRAQDLLAGHWTPATAELIAFEADRVRHRLPSLVTTLDGSPASAWADAMGRHCTLLLDLVHAAGADLLHRPVRPPVSALFDVWQHQWRTVIPC, via the coding sequence GTGCTGTTGCGACGATGGCTCGACGCGGCGGGGATCCATGACCCGGTCCTGCGGCAGTGCTACACGGTGTGCATCCGTGACCTCCACAAGTGTGATGAGGGGAGGGCCGGTTGGTGGGGGCTGCGGGCGGCGCCGGCGGCCCTCCGGCCGCACGTCGCGGCGATCGTCACCCACGGCTACAAGGCCGACGCGTACGCCGACACCGGGCCCGTCGAGGAGCGGAAGCGCCGTCTGGACGCGTATGGCAAAGCGAGCTTCGCCGCGATCCAGTCGGGCGGTTCCGCCGACCCGATCCTGCATGCCATGGCACACACCTTCCGCGCCTTCGACCTGCCCAGATCGCTGGCGGAGGACATGCTCACCGCGATGCACCACGAAATCGACATGCGCCAACCCGCGACGTATGAGGAATGGCGGCACTGGGCGACGGGGATCGCCGGTACTCCGTTCGTCGTGCTCATGCTCGTCCTGCGGTCCGACCGCATCGGCCCCTGGGAACCGCTGGTGCGTGAGCTCGGCGAGCTGTTCCAACTGACCGACGTGCTCTGCGACCTGGCCGACGACCTGGCCGACCGGCGGCTGTACCTGCCGGCGGACGACCTCGACCGATTCGGCGTCCGCGCCCAGGACCTCCTGGCCGGACACTGGACTCCGGCCACGGCGGAACTCATCGCCTTCGAAGCCGATCGCGTCCGACACCGCCTCCCCTCCCTGGTCACCACCTTGGACGGCAGTCCCGCCAGTGCCTGGGCAGACGCCATGGGCCGGCACTGCACGCTGCTGCTGGACCTCGTGCACGCCGCCGGCGCCGACCTGCTGCACCGGCCCGTACGCCCGCCCGTCTCCGCGCTGTTCGACGTGTGGCAACACCAGTGGCGCACCGTCATCCCCTGCTGA
- a CDS encoding polyprenyl synthetase family protein produces MTATASRPPDPLIPLIEAELIRSVGSGEDLLETACLDALFPGGKLLRPTLCVESARAVGGRAESVLSFAAAIECLHVASLVHDDIVDQDPVRRGRASTAERFGIAEALLAGDGLFTAGWAAMLRGGPADRVLAASRAIVEAVHAMCRASMREIEIREDLTCGRSAVLEVIRGKTAALTGAACRAGAILAGATPEQIDALHHYGEQLGMAFQIRDDLLPYTADDALTGKAAVSDVANRQPTLPVLLAYESADDHDRRHLTEIFHGNVDLATAHRALLDVLARTGALAEAARQARACAAQARAALGGLSATGRLAWLADSAADRHH; encoded by the coding sequence ATGACCGCCACCGCCTCCCGGCCTCCCGACCCCCTGATCCCGCTCATCGAAGCCGAGCTGATCCGCTCGGTCGGCAGTGGCGAAGACCTGTTGGAAACGGCATGCCTGGACGCCCTGTTCCCCGGCGGCAAACTGCTGCGCCCCACGCTGTGCGTGGAATCGGCGCGGGCGGTGGGCGGCCGGGCCGAGTCGGTGCTGTCCTTCGCGGCGGCCATCGAATGTCTGCACGTGGCCAGCCTCGTCCACGACGACATCGTCGACCAGGACCCGGTGCGCCGCGGGCGGGCGTCCACCGCCGAACGGTTCGGTATCGCCGAGGCCCTGCTGGCCGGAGACGGGCTGTTCACCGCGGGGTGGGCGGCCATGCTCCGCGGCGGCCCGGCCGATCGTGTCCTGGCGGCGTCCCGGGCGATCGTCGAGGCGGTCCACGCCATGTGCCGCGCCAGCATGCGCGAGATCGAGATCCGTGAGGACCTGACCTGCGGGCGGTCGGCCGTACTGGAGGTGATCCGTGGCAAGACCGCCGCGCTGACCGGCGCCGCCTGCCGTGCGGGCGCGATCCTGGCCGGCGCGACCCCGGAGCAGATCGACGCCCTGCACCACTACGGGGAACAGCTCGGCATGGCCTTCCAGATCCGCGACGACCTGTTGCCGTACACCGCCGACGACGCACTGACCGGCAAGGCCGCCGTCAGCGATGTCGCCAACCGCCAGCCGACACTGCCCGTCCTGCTCGCCTACGAGTCCGCGGACGACCACGACCGCCGACACCTCACCGAGATCTTCCATGGCAATGTCGATCTCGCCACGGCCCACCGTGCCCTGCTCGACGTGCTGGCCCGGACCGGCGCCCTCGCCGAGGCGGCACGCCAGGCGCGTGCCTGCGCCGCCCAGGCACGCGCCGCCCTCGGCGGCCTGTCGGCCACCGGGCGACTCGCCTGGCTGGCGGACTCCGCCGCCGACCGCCACCACTGA
- a CDS encoding NmrA family NAD(P)-binding protein produces MTHVLVVGGTGAMGSHVIRHLLATTDATITVPTRHPESAHATELAATAPHRLQLVRSDPAALDALMGQADHVFANTDFFATGSAVGEYRQGLDLLTAAERAGVERFIWSSLDSAVSLTGRPVPHFDSKAAVAAHIDLMRSEEMLRKETDGWYTNHVSVLTTAPYFENLRDRLTPRPDGRGGLAFRLPLGAAHYPLVALDDIAWFVGHAWENWQSWGARDLALIGDSLTGDEIAATFTQVTGIPSNYLPMSHDELHAAVPDFGHDYAAMFQFFADRDLYHRDRDVTLLRRLHPGLMTFEDWLHHTGWTG; encoded by the coding sequence ATGACCCACGTCCTCGTCGTCGGCGGCACCGGAGCCATGGGCAGCCACGTGATCCGGCACCTGCTCGCCACCACCGACGCCACCATCACCGTCCCCACCCGCCACCCGGAGTCCGCTCACGCCACCGAACTCGCCGCCACCGCGCCCCACCGCCTGCAACTGGTCCGCTCCGACCCGGCCGCCCTCGACGCCCTCATGGGGCAGGCCGACCACGTGTTTGCCAACACCGACTTCTTCGCGACGGGCAGCGCCGTGGGCGAGTACCGGCAGGGCCTGGACCTGCTGACCGCCGCGGAGCGGGCCGGCGTGGAGCGTTTCATCTGGTCCTCATTGGACAGCGCGGTGTCACTGACCGGCCGCCCCGTCCCGCACTTCGACAGCAAGGCCGCCGTCGCCGCGCACATCGACCTGATGCGGTCAGAGGAAATGCTCCGCAAGGAGACCGACGGCTGGTACACGAACCACGTCTCGGTACTGACCACGGCGCCGTACTTCGAGAATCTGCGCGACCGGCTCACCCCTCGACCGGACGGTCGGGGCGGCCTGGCCTTCAGGCTCCCCCTCGGCGCCGCCCACTACCCGCTTGTCGCGCTCGACGACATCGCCTGGTTCGTCGGCCACGCGTGGGAGAACTGGCAGTCCTGGGGCGCCCGCGACCTCGCGTTGATCGGCGACAGCCTCACCGGCGACGAGATCGCCGCCACCTTCACGCAGGTCACGGGCATCCCCAGCAACTACCTCCCGATGTCGCACGACGAACTGCACGCCGCCGTCCCCGACTTCGGCCACGACTACGCAGCGATGTTCCAGTTCTTCGCCGACCGTGATCTCTACCACCGAGACCGGGACGTCACCCTTCTCCGCCGCCTGCACCCCGGCTTGATGACCTTCGAGGACTGGCTGCATCACACCGGTTGGACGGGGTGA
- a CDS encoding ATP-binding cassette domain-containing protein → MDVKGVHHAYGRRVVLRGIDISLRRGVVAGIVGENGAGKSTLLKILAGELRPQRGVVLHRGRFGYCPQDVVLNDALTVRQHLKFFMTAFGLPDLCRAEGLMEVLRFSEYADERAGVLSGGTRQKLNLTLALMHDPQVLLLDEPYQGFDWDTYRRFWDLAAGLREAGRSVLVVSHLAYDTSRLDELWYLEGGVLRPRAEATA, encoded by the coding sequence TTGGACGTCAAAGGTGTGCACCATGCTTATGGGCGTCGTGTGGTGCTGCGCGGGATCGATATCAGCCTTCGGCGGGGCGTGGTGGCCGGCATCGTGGGAGAGAACGGCGCGGGCAAGTCCACTCTGTTGAAGATCCTCGCCGGTGAGCTGCGTCCGCAGCGCGGCGTCGTCCTCCACCGCGGCCGCTTCGGGTACTGCCCGCAGGACGTGGTCCTCAACGACGCCCTCACCGTCCGTCAGCACCTGAAGTTCTTCATGACCGCCTTCGGCCTCCCGGATCTGTGCCGCGCCGAGGGGCTCATGGAGGTGCTGCGGTTCTCCGAGTACGCCGACGAACGCGCCGGAGTGCTCAGCGGCGGCACCCGCCAGAAGCTGAACCTCACCCTCGCCCTGATGCACGATCCCCAGGTGCTACTGCTGGACGAGCCCTACCAGGGCTTCGACTGGGACACCTACCGGCGGTTCTGGGACCTCGCGGCCGGACTGCGCGAGGCCGGCCGGTCCGTGTTGGTCGTGTCCCACCTCGCCTACGACACCAGCCGCCTCGACGAGCTGTGGTACCTGGAGGGCGGAGTGCTGCGCCCGCGGGCGGAGGCGACGGCATGA